A window of Bradyrhizobium sp. AZCC 1610 contains these coding sequences:
- a CDS encoding sigma-70 family RNA polymerase sigma factor, producing MNAAQAASDEILIARIAQGDRLAMQVLYGRHHVRVFRFGLRLVRDEQIAEDLISEVFLDVWRQAGKFEGRSAVTTWLLAITRFKALSALRRRKDVGLDDETANAIEDTSDDPEVVVQKKDTGEALRKCLTALSPEHREIVDLVYYHEKSVEEVAEIVGIPENTVKTRLFYARKKLAELLKAAGIERGWP from the coding sequence TTGAACGCGGCACAGGCGGCTTCAGACGAAATTCTGATCGCTCGGATCGCTCAAGGCGACCGGCTCGCCATGCAGGTGCTTTACGGAAGGCACCATGTCAGGGTGTTCCGTTTCGGGCTTCGGCTCGTACGGGATGAACAGATTGCGGAAGACCTCATCAGCGAGGTTTTTCTCGATGTATGGCGTCAGGCTGGCAAGTTCGAAGGCCGATCCGCCGTTACCACCTGGCTCTTGGCGATTACGCGGTTCAAGGCCCTTTCGGCACTTCGGCGCCGCAAGGACGTTGGACTGGACGATGAGACCGCAAACGCGATCGAGGACACGTCCGACGATCCGGAAGTGGTGGTGCAGAAGAAGGATACGGGTGAAGCGTTGCGCAAGTGCCTGACGGCGCTTTCGCCAGAGCATCGGGAGATCGTCGATCTCGTCTACTACCACGAGAAGTCCGTGGAAGAGGTGGCCGAAATCGTCGGTATTCCGGAGAACACCGTCAAGACGCGCCTGTTTTATGCGCGCAAGAAATTGGCCGAGTTGCTGAAGGCAGCCGGCATAGAGCGAGGTTGGCCATGA
- a CDS encoding GGDEF domain-containing protein, translating into MNSAASLLQGQGSHSTAAPVRLPLEVLKRRSGQRRQMLAVQGVSYALITSVLLVYCYAGTVPIIIPSAYFLSGVGLVSVFVVLSEAHFNDRFEDHYLTIFQVAGHVALQLCFLLAAPQIGFAFLSVVFLIFGFGALRMTSRQAIITWTLTMIGMAPIFLFSSTPIGLPITTQTERVAAMLSFVLTIGQCAFVGLYGSSMRKMLYDRSFELKAAYKRIEELAELDELTGASNRRCIMRMLEEEIARATRSGSPCSIALIDLDWFKRINDAYGHPTGDEVLRTFSITMFANIRSVDRFGRYGGEEFLLVLPDMDAGQAMRALDRLRTIIADLDWSAFSPGMKVTMSAGVATLNPNETSDTFLARADSALYAAKAQGRNRITSA; encoded by the coding sequence ATGAACAGCGCGGCTTCATTGCTTCAGGGGCAAGGCTCCCACAGTACGGCCGCGCCGGTCCGACTGCCGCTGGAAGTATTGAAGCGCCGGTCCGGCCAGCGCCGCCAGATGCTGGCCGTGCAAGGCGTCAGCTACGCGCTCATCACGTCGGTCTTGCTGGTCTATTGCTACGCCGGCACCGTCCCGATCATCATTCCGTCGGCCTATTTCCTTTCCGGCGTCGGACTGGTCTCGGTCTTTGTCGTGTTGTCGGAAGCGCACTTCAACGACCGGTTCGAGGACCACTATCTCACGATCTTCCAGGTCGCCGGCCACGTCGCACTCCAGCTCTGCTTTCTGCTGGCGGCGCCGCAGATCGGATTTGCCTTCCTGAGCGTGGTATTTCTCATATTCGGGTTCGGCGCGCTGCGAATGACCTCCCGGCAGGCGATCATCACCTGGACGCTCACCATGATCGGCATGGCGCCGATCTTCCTCTTTAGCAGCACCCCGATCGGCCTGCCGATTACCACCCAAACCGAACGCGTCGCGGCCATGCTTTCCTTTGTCCTCACCATCGGACAATGCGCCTTCGTGGGACTGTATGGCAGCTCCATGCGCAAGATGCTTTACGACCGCAGCTTCGAACTGAAAGCGGCGTACAAGCGGATCGAGGAACTTGCCGAACTCGACGAATTGACGGGAGCATCCAACCGGCGCTGCATCATGCGAATGCTGGAGGAGGAGATCGCCCGCGCGACCCGCAGCGGATCGCCCTGCTCCATCGCGCTGATCGACCTCGACTGGTTCAAGCGCATCAACGACGCCTACGGCCATCCAACCGGCGACGAGGTGCTGCGGACGTTCTCGATCACGATGTTCGCCAACATCCGCAGCGTCGACCGGTTCGGCCGCTATGGCGGCGAGGAATTCCTGCTGGTGCTGCCCGACATGGACGCCGGCCAGGCGATGCGGGCGCTCGACCGGTTGCGTACCATTATTGCCGATCTCGACTGGAGCGCGTTCTCGCCCGGCATGAAGGTGACGATGTCGGCAGGTGTTGCAACGCTGAATCCGAACGAGACGTCAGACACATTTCTCGCGCGCGCCGACAGCGCGCTTTATGCAGCCAAGGCGCAGGGACGCAACCGCATTACCAGCGCCTGA